The Cucurbita pepo subsp. pepo cultivar mu-cu-16 chromosome LG15, ASM280686v2, whole genome shotgun sequence genome contains the following window.
accctgtCACAAATTCAGATTCAATTTGAAGCCGGttcattttcctttccaatcctTTAAATAGTTATTCATATAGAGTATACATCTACCtcgactaaaataaaattatgaattctcaaaattttattagaacctttcttaaaagaatttttttcaatatactTCTACTTCATTAATATACTTTTTCAAAAAGATAGGACAAAATTCtgatattttgtaatttttcctGGAAAAAATATACCATTTTCATTACTCTATCTTCTTCAGAAATTACATCCCAGCAGCAAGCTTAAGAACTTCATGGTGATAGCTTCAGATAATCTAAATAAGGCAAGGAGGATATAAAACTCCCAACTAACAAACTGGTTTGCTGATTATATATCTCCCATCAACGTCAGCTCACTAAAGAGCAGCACATGATAAACTCATTCAACTTTTGTTTGGGGTACAAGGAAACATATTCACACAGGCATCAACAACAGAACATCTATGCCAAACTTACAGGTAATAATACTGGTAGAACTAAGCAGCAATAGCGATCATTGTCTTCCGGGCAAACCTCGAGTATTTTCAATATCCAGACAGGAGGATTACCTTGTGAGATAGTACACGATGAAGAAAATTGCCACGAAAAGTGCGACTAGTGAGAACATCTTCGGTCTTGACTTGGGATCAAATACCTAAACAGATCAAAATTGATGTCGAAAACGATGAAAAAGGAATTGTCAAAAGAGTGCGAATGAATTGTTCTTGAAAAGATGACTCTACCGTCTTGAATCGATCCATAGTGCCCGACAACACTCCTCTTGATGAATCCATATCATTGCCCTAAACCAAAACGTGCAAGAATTAGTCATGGTGAATAATAACAGCAAGAACTACGTAAGACAGTTGGAGTTGACGTACCATCCTATCCAGCATGCGGTTATGACTCTCCACCTCCTCATTTATGTCACCTGTCAACTGTTACAATAACATCGTTCGATTTGAATGTGATTCgggtaaatatatataagcaTAAATACAGCTCTCGACCATCAGAGTTTATGTATCCCTCGTATGTTTTTCGACAATATATCGTCACACATTAGACAGTACTTTCGTCATCTAAGTTTTCAACAATAATTGCAGCATATTATAGGTGCAAATTTTGTTATCGACAATAAATGCAACATATTATATATGCAAATTTCGTTTTCGACAATAATTGCAacatattatatatgaaaaattcattttcGACAATAATTGCAACATATCATAAGTGCAGAATTCATTCTTGACAATAATTGAAGCACATTGTAGGTGCAAAATTAGTTCTTGATAATAATTGCAGCATATTATAGGAGCATAATTTTTTCTCTGTTCCTGCCTGACACTCAAACATCTAAGATTAGTGAATGAAACTGGGTAAGAAAGTAATACCCTCTTCAACAGGAGGACTCTGTCTTGCAAGCCTCCTAATGCTGCTTCATTATCATGCTCCTCAATTTCATGGGAGGAGTATGAAGATGAGGCCCTAACACCACCCTCCTCAATGCCATCGAAGAGAGCAACCCTATTGTTGCGCAATTCCCTGCACTCCAAGAGATCATATTACAAGTAGAACGACGAGCACTTCGGAAGATCAACCCAAGATTCATTTGATAAAAATCAACTTGCCACTGCAAGCACACACTCTTCCGTTTATGGCTAAGAAAGAGGACTTTCAGAACTTCCATTCAACTTTCAAGGGTGCATATAAGGgcatgagaaaaagaaatttgtattttgaatagaagtttaacataaaaattgaGAACTAAAGAATGAAAATCAGTAAATGTCAATATGCATACCAAAATCATTGCCAAATATCAATTAAGATATAGGAAATGAAATTCATTTCGAAAATAAACATGTCATCAAGATTAATCTATACAATTCTGGATCAGTAGCCAATTATCCAAAATGGTGTTAATGCCAAATCACTTAACAGTTCGAATAATTCAAGTACAGGCATAGAAAgtcatagcataacataagGAGTTGAATATTACATGTCTAAAGAACAGATATCATGAATTTCAAGACTATATCAGTGTCTGCAAACAGAATCAAGAAATgcttgaaaaaaagaaaaaaaaaaaaaaaaaaaNaaaaaaaaaaaaaaaaaaaaaaaaactggagCTTATGAATGTTGTTAATATGGGAAGTATGTGCAAGAAAATGAGCTAGAAAAGTACTCTTCAGATGTTGCATCTTTGTGGTGCATCAAGAAATAAGCAAGTACATTTCGCAGATTGCAGTTCCAACACTTAgaaataatgaatgaaaaaccCTAATACAGACCATAGAAATGAAGCCCTCCTACCGAATACAGATTCAAATTCATCAAGTCATCGACCTATAAAGATCCAGTAGCCTATAAAAGAGCAACAGGATCCTGAATCGTAAATGTAAATCCAGTGAATGAAAAACATTGGCGACTCTCGCGGATTGCTTAACAGTaaagaaacttaaaagaaGAGTATTGAAAGATTCAAGAAAAACCTTCTCGCGTTCATGACTCTCCCGGAACGAAATAGAATCCACGCCCAACCCTACGCGTTCTTGAATTCGAATCAAAGATTTCTCGATCTGTTGCCTACGCACTTCCCTGTTGAGGATTCGAAGTTTATTAGAGTAGATGTTGATCGGAGGCAagtgaaattaagaaaaacagATGCATCGACAATCCGACCTCGaagatcaaaattgaaaagggaATTTACAGAGATTCAGGAGGAAGGAGGTGAAAGAGATACGTACCAGAACCAATTATCGGATAGCTGAAGCCTGAAAGTTCGAGAATTGACGGAGGGACTGAACTGGAAACGGTGACAAATGGAGACGATCGGCGAATCTTGACGGGGAGTAAGAGATATATATTGAAAACATTAATGGTAATGAATATCAAACTTTCAAcctaataaatttagtttctaaaatcttaaattttttaaattctctacCAACCCCCccacaaaatataaattttatgacacataaaatataaaatttatgaaaaatagtCGTGTTTTTAGAATGAATACGAAAATTATGCAATATCTATGAATTATATCGCCAACGGATATAGTAACATAGACAACTGGTTGCAGACTATCTCTCACGTTGGATCTTCTTCACGTTTCTCTTAGACTCGGCCTAAGACTCATTAGGTAAACCTTTTCTCGATCATTGTGACTCacaacataaacaattgaGTAATGGTTGTGGGTTTTCTCCCACCTTGGACCTACCTTCTTTTGGACTTGGCCCAAGACTTACACGACAACATTCTCTCAGTCACCGAGACTCACAACATAAACAACTACCCAGTTTGACTTATCTCACCCTTTTCTCGGATCTAGCCCACCTCACCATTCTTTTGGACTCTATCCCGACGCTCAAGAAAAACCTTCTCTCAGTCACTGTGACTCACAATATAAACAACTACCCAGTTGAACTTATCTCACCCTTTTCTCGGATCTAGCCCACCTTACCATTCTTTTGGACTTGGTCCACGACGCACAAGATAAACTTTCTCTCAGTCACCGAGACTCACAACATAAACAACTACCCAGTTGGACTTATCTCACCCTTTTCTCGAATCTAGCCCACCTCACCATTCTTTTGGACTCTATCCCGACGCTCAAGAAAAACCTTCTCTCAGTCATTGTGACTCACAATATAAACAACTACCCAGTTGAACTTATCTCACCCTTTTCTCGGATCTAGCCCACCTCACCATTCTTTTGGACTCGGTCCACGACGCACAAGATAAACTTTCTCTTAGTCACCGAGACTCACAACATAAACAACTACCCAGTTGGACTTATCTCACCATTTTCTCGAATCTAGCCCACCTCACCATTCTTTTGGACTCGGTCCATGACGCACAAGAAAAACCTTCTCTCAGTCATTGTGACTCACAATATAAACAACTACCCAGTTGAACTTATCTCACCCTTTTCTCGGATCTAGCCCACCTCACCATTCTTTTGGACTCGGTCCACGACGCACAAGATAAACTTTCTCTTAGTCACCGAGACTCACAACATAAACAACTACCCAGTTGGACTTATCTCACCATTTTCTCGAATCTAGCCCACCTCACCATTCTTTTGGACTCGGTCCATGACGCACAAGAAAAACCTTCTCTCAGTCTGTGACTCACAACATAAACAACTACCTAGTGGGACTTATCTCACCCTTCTCTCGGTCTCAACCCAAGATTCACTAGACAAACGAGTATCGTCATTTCCTTGCCTTAACTAGGTTGAGCACGCCACTAAACTAGTtatttaacattatttattatgagaGTGGAGGATCAAACCATCAGCCTGTGGAATGATAATTTGTGTTTATCTACTAACCCATATTTGAAAAGACAACATCCGTAATGACCCATGTCCAGAATTCAAATAAGGACCTCGACATTCCCGTGCAACATAGTCATGTTACTTAACCAACGTAAGTCTTTCTAACATGTTATGTCCTCACTCATATGCATTATGTGATTTCGATTCGTTCATATACTCTTATTTTACTCGAGTGTCGCACCATCTTCTTAGGATGACGAGCGAACAAACtcttaaattaaaagcaaGTAAGAGTGAGAATTGAAATTAGGTATAATTGATACAAGCTTCCAATTTAGTTGATGGAAATGGATAAGATCGTAGAGTCCAAATATTCATAGGTGGATGGGGTTGGTTGGACCTCCACTCACTTCACAAACTATCCacattctattttttattatttttaattaaattagggtcGGGACGAGATCGAATCATAAACCCAATTGATACTCTAACTATTCAGTTAAGCTCACAATGAcgatttttgttttcctatTAAAATATACTCGAATAGAGTGTACACAGGTTGAGTTAGGttggattgaaaaaaatttcGGCTTAGTTTAATTGGTGACTTGAACGgcttaaaaataaagttgacaactcaatccaaccctaccctttatttttttagctgGATTAGGTCGGAATGTTaagttgtttttaatttttaagaaaatcctACTTATCTATCGTACAtgtacattaataattaaaatcttataaaatttaaatataaaatatttaccaaTCACAACACATCACTATTATCGATcacaaatgttaaatattcttaatttttttcaagagtagggtagggttgggttagatcgtaactctatttttgggTTAGTTGAGTTGAcctaaccaaaaaaatatcgaCCCGTAAATTGAACcgaattttcgatttttcaaaaattcaacccaacccaaattgaaaagaaaagaaaaaaatctattcTACCGAGTAGTTCGAGTTAATTGGGTTAACTGGTCATATATATAAACTCGAGAGTACGAggactaaattgttatttatatgtaaaaaaaaaataataaacgttttaatttatttaatttttataaattaagaaaataaaatatagtaatttgGTAGTTGGGCCGAATTTTATATTAGGGCAACTTTTCCTTCCCGGAGAAGATTGAGAGCCCAAAGTCAACGTGGCCCAAAATGAAGCGTCGAGAAGAAGCTCTTCCGACTCTTCGTCACTCTCGATCGGGAGAGTGAACCACGATGGCAATTTTTTAATCAGAGATTCCCAAATTCGGTCGCACCTGAGATTCCCAAATTCGGTCGCACCTGAGATTCCTTAcctatatatatgtttgtgaTTGTGGGCAGCCACTGTTCTTCGGCGCATTCTTATTCCAGTGTTGAGTTCAGGTGAAAAATGGAGAATCCCCAGAAGCCATGGAAGGTGGAATATGCCAAGTCTTCTCGATCCTCTTGCAAGACCTGCAAAAGTCCCATTCAGAAGGAGAATCTCCGCTTTGGCAAGATGGTTCAGGCTACCCAATTCGACGGCTTCATGCCTGTACTCACCCATTTCCCTCTTTTGCTATTTTCCTGCTTTTTTGAGTGATGCTCTTTGTTGGGTTTCTTCTTGTTAGCTTCATGTTCtagtttttgttcttcttgttctttgtttcgTATCACTCTTTTGACctgttttctaattttccttGTCATTTTGTTTTGACTGTTCGTTTGGAAAATATGCATTTGCTTCCACTTTCAGTGCTCTGTCACAATCACACTGATTTTCTTGCAACGGActttgcgattgtgcggcactcacttctTAGTAGCAAGTGAGTTTAGCCAATTTGTATTTGCTtccgtatgctcgagcctctagccctggttagacgaacatgactctccacaatggtatgatattgtccactttgagcataagctctcatggctttgctttggacttccccaaaagctCTCGTGCCagtggagatgtattccttatgtataaacccatgatcattcccttaattagccaatgtgggactccctcccaacaatctcaaCAATCTGGATGTCGTTCATCTTTCTTGACGCATTCTTTAAAATTCGTAGTATATACCTGTAATAAAACTATGATCGAACATTCTTAATGTTGATATGCTCATATTTTCTGAACCAGATGTGGAATCATGGTACCTGCATATTGAAGAAAGCCAAACAAATCAAATCGTATGTGTGCTAATGATATTTTACCATATGGATACTTGTATAACATCCGGAAAATTTGCTCATTCGTTCGAATTTGCCATATGATAGAATTGATGATGTTGAAGGACTTGACTCATTGAGATGGGAAGATCAGCAGAAGATCAGGCAATATGTGGAAGACAGTGCAGCCGCAACTGCAGTGGCTGTTACGCCTGTAGAGTGTGGTATTGAAGTTTCACAAACGTCTCGTGCTTCTTGCAAGCGCTGTAAACAGAAGATTATGAAAGGAGAGGTAACTTTTTCACGCATATTCCCTTAACATCCTATTCTGTGAATCTGAATATATGTAGACATCTTAGCCggattcgagttcaaatctAAACCAAAAGATTGTAAATGTTAATATCAACTTGAGCATACTTTAATTGGTTCGGGCATATATACTCGACTCATAAGGTCAAAGGTCTGAATCTCTCAACTCCGCATGttatttaactaataaaaaCAGCGGGGCATTGCAGAACACgcttctattattttttctcaattgCATCATCAATGTCATGAACTCGTTGAAGAAAAACTATTGATTTAGTTGTATTACAATTCGAAGGTTCGATTGTCCACGGCCCTAGATGGGAAAGGGGCCAAGGGTCTGGCTTGGTACCATGCAAACTGCTACATGGAACAATCTCCGTCTACCCAAGTTTCGAAGTTGGCAGGTTGGCAAAACCTCCCATCTTCTGATCAGGCTGCTGTTAGTGCCTTGGTTAAAAAGCCTCCATCTGCTGAAAAAAATGGTATGTTCTTCATGTAATTTTGCAGAATAGCATTTTGATGTTCTAAtctcattcatttattaactCTTTGTGTACGTACATACGTGCGGATCATAGAAGAGAAGCAGACTTTGAAAGCTGGTAAACGTAAAAAAGACACTATGACAGACCAGGATTCTAAAGTTACTAAGGCTGTAGGAGATGTTTCTGAGAGCAGGTCCATGAAAAATGCTATTGTTACAGCAGACCCTCAAAATCCATCTGATTTAGTGAGTAAACTCGAGGCACAGAGCAAAGAACTATGGAAGCTAAAAGATGATTTGAAAAAGAACGTG
Protein-coding sequences here:
- the LOC111811098 gene encoding bet1-like SNARE 1-1; protein product: MNARRELRNNRVALFDGIEEGGVRASSSYSSHEIEEHDNEAALGGLQDRVLLLKRLTGDINEEVESHNRMLDRMGNDMDSSRGVLSGTMDRFKTVFDPKSRPKMFSLVALFVAIFFIVYYLTR